The genomic region CGATATAGCCGTCGACAAGAAACGGCGAATCTGGATTATCGAAGGAAATTATCAACCGGATTTGCGCCCTTTCCGGCTCATGAAAGACTCCTCGATGCACCGCAGAATATTATGGTACAAGGAACATTAAAGTAAAAAAAGACGACCTGCCTTCTATCCCTGGCAAGTCGTCTCTTCATGTTTGATAGCTAATCTCCATATTGATCCACTTGGGTTATTTCCGACATTTTCTAGTCGCGCTTGTAACACGCGTCACTCGGAACTGATTTACCCCTACCTGTATAATGGCGAACTGGCTGTACGACGTACCTGAAGAGGTATACGGCTCGGCTTCAATATTTCCACTCGGTGTTCTAACCGTCGCGGTGATTCTAGTTACCAGGCACACACCACGATCGGAAGATCTCCAAGTCTCGTCACGCTGAACACTATATCTATCGTTGCTACAAAAGATGGATGCATACTCCACTACTCCACTCGCATTAAACGAAGTAGAGTTAAAAATCTGAACGGGGTCGTAACCACCTCTAGGTGCTCCAGGTCTTCTATTTCCCATTCTCAAAACCTCCTTTTTTATTGATAGTCTATTAAATGCAATTAAATAGTTTTGGTGAGGTATAAATGTGGACAAGAAGAAAAAAGTACGTTTGTCCGGTGGTCGAGGGAATAGGGAAGCTTAAGTTGGTCATACCGCAAACACGAAAAAAACCACCCTTTAATGTAAAAGGTGGCTCGGGAATGAATCTAATTTTTCTACCATCATCTGTGTATCTACAAGACTTGTCGAGATTAAGTTGTATGTACGCCTTGCGAGCATCGCAGTAACGCTCCTGATGCCCCTATTCTGCCGACTCCGCCAACCATGCTTGCATAGCCGGAGTTTCCGCCCGATTCAAACGTAAGGCAATTTCAGTATTGTTCTCATCTGGTGGCATGATTTCAACAAGCACACATACGGATTCTCGCATTTGGTTTAAGGCAAATATGCCTTCATCATCGAGCATTTTCATCGCCAGCTCCATAGCTTTCAACCTCACATCTAACTCGCGATTCCAATCATCAATCTCCAAATCCGCAATGAAAGGACGCTCGTTAAACTGTTGTTTGACACCGTCAAAGTTATCATCCCCAAAACAACAATAGGGCGAATCCGCATACGACCATTTGATGAGTTCCGCAATCGTTGATACCGGCGTGTCACTTTCCTCTGCTTGCCTAGTCGACTCCAACGCTAAAGCTTCCCACGACCAAGCAGAGATGCTTGGCGCATGTCCCTCGCCAGTAGTGTATAGCGTACAATAATAGTAACGTTCACCATTTTCAAAAAGAGTGCAAAAAGACATTCTGGCAGCAGCGGCGATCTCTATGGCTAGTGTCTCTATTTCTTGCATTGGCTTCATGATTAGATTTCTCCTTTCCATTTGTCGATCATCGGCCACTTCGATATGAGTTGGCTATCTGGATTAAATACCAGACACTGGCACCCACCAGGGCAGCGAACACCAAATTAATGCAGCCAAACACGATGAGTGACTTCGCTTGGCTTGGACCGATCCGGAAGGCGGTAACGAACTGGAAGACAGCAGGTAGCAGAAATGCCAGCCATGAGATGCTTATAAGCTTTTCTGTTCTGAAGCTCCACCATACTGCGGAACATGAAGCAGCGAATAGTACCCAGGTACAGATAATCTTTAGGGCGAACATCATTTGGTACCCTCCTATTTACCACGAACCACAAGTCCATATTTACTGAATATCCATGATTGGCCCAAGTCGTGCATTGCATCATGGCTTATACGCACAGAGGGCTTCTGTTCCTTCATCGCATCTGTATCATGGGCCGAGAATCGAAGCGGTTTTGTCATTTTTTTGATAGAGTCTCTTATCTCATCGAAAAACGCATAGGTCAGCGGCTTATGGTCCCGGATATCCTCATACATATAGTACTTTCCTTTTTCATCTTCCAAATTAACTTGAAAGCCTTTCGGAAATGAAAGCAGGATACAAGGTAGTTCATCCTCTGCCCATTGTCCGTGATATGGAAAAGAAACAGCTTCATTTCTCACAAAAAATCCTGAACTTTCTTGATCTGACGAAACTATTATCGAGTAAACAAAGAAGGGGTGAACGTCATTTCTCTTTTCTGCAGCCACAAAATACTGATAAAACGTCTGATATGCCTCGTACACTTGATTATAATCATATTCTGTCCGGGCAGCATTGGTACGAAAGAATTGCACTTGCCTCTGCTCCAAAAGCTGTAGAAGGCTTTTAAACTCTTCAGGAGTTATGAAGAATTTTAGTTTATAGAATCCGCTGTTCTTTAATTTGTCCATTTCTTTTCGCTCACCTCACCTCATAGATTTCTGAGACTCATCATGATCTTAGAGATTCTTCGTGCAATAATATCCGTTCTATATATGTATCTTATTTCCATTATAGTGTTTACTTTCGCTGAGTCTACCTACTTTACACCTGAATTTCGATAATGAAAAAAACACATCCTAATTGGGATATGGCATTCTCCTAGATTAAGAAGCACGCTCACTCACCCAATAGGATGTGTTTTACTGTTTAATATAAGGTTTGAATAATTCCTATATTATGAAGCTTTTGCTGCAACAGCTTTCTCAATTAATGCTTTGGCATCGTTATTAGAAAGACCTTGTTTAGGTTGGAGCGATTTTTTATCTGTTCCACCAAGAATACCTTTATCAATCAGTTTTGCCATAGGCTTAATCGCATACTTAGACACCGTTTTGCCATCCTCAAAACCAGCAATGATCGTAGCAGCATCTTTATCAGAAGCTTGATCGTTTACCAATTTAGCAAGAATGGTAGCAGCTTCTTCAAGCGTGATATCCCGTTCAGGATAGAAGTTTCCACCGTAACCTTGAATGAATCCAGCATGCGTAGCTTCAGCAATCGCATCTGCATATGCAGCATTAGCGGCAACATCCTTGAATGCAGGTGCTGTAGCGACTTCGTTTAGTTTCAACATGTCGACCAGCGCACTTACAAATTCAGCACGAGAAATGACTTCTGTCGTTACAGGTGTTTCCGTTTGCTCAGTAGATGCAGCCACATTTGTGATACGTCCTTCATTTGTAGCTTCGATGCTACCGCCTTTATATGTTTTGACAATGTACTCATAGAATACATCCAGATCGATAGGACCTGCCAAGGATGATTTGGCATCCAGCAGAACTTTGTAGCTGTCTCCACCTGCGGCCATGAAGTTGTTAACTACAGCCGTATATGTTTTTGCAGAATCCAATGGTGTTCCATCTTCCAGACTAAGACCGGTAATGCGCTCTGCAACTGGCTTGTTGAAATCTGCAGCATATTTCAAACCAGCAATTTGCAGAGTTTTGGTGTTTGGCGTACCGTCAGCATTAGTTCCCCATTGCTGTTGCAACAAGGTTTTAACCTGTTCACCGGTCAGCTCCAGTTTCACTAATGTATTACCGAACGGTTGAATTTTCGCAAGATCAGCAAAGGTCACATCGCCTTGTGGCAGATCAGCACGAATACCACCTGGATTCATAAATGCAAAGTCAGCAGCACTTGCTTTATCACCAAAGTCTGCTTGGCGCATTGCATCTGCAATCAGGTTACCTAGAGGGGCTTCGTTATTATAAGCATCTGTACGAGTAACGGATCCATCCGTTGTACCTACTGGCTTCGTCAGCTCAGGATGCTTGTCCAATGATTTTTTAATAATAGCCAACGTCTCAGGGTCTTCTTTTACACCTTCTTGGAAAGTCGTTGTAATCGTAGCTGATTTTTCAGTTACATCCCCGGTAGCAGGGTCAATCATCAGCTTGATATCTTCAAATGCAGTACCATAGGAATAAGCTTGCACGATCAACTTTCCATTCACTTCACCGTTAGCCAAAGCATGATTGTCACCTGCAACGATAACGTCGACAGGGGAATCTGCGGGTAGAGCTTTTGCCAAGTCAGCCGCTTCTCCAGTAGTTACGCCTTCTTTGGTAGTTGCCGGATCATGCGCCAACACAATGATCGTTTCTACACCTTTATCTTGCAACTCTTTTGCATATTTATTAACAGCTTCAACTTCTTCTTCTACGCTTAAGAAACGCACACCAGCGGTACCCGATGGGGATACTTTAGCAGGGGTAGACTTCGTCACTAGCCCGATAAATCCGATTTTGACTCCACCCACTTCTTTGATCACATAAGGCTGAATCAATGTTTTTCCAGTGGCAGTTTCAATGACGTTTGCATTGACGTAATCAAATTTTGCACCTGCATGTGTTACCTTACCTTCTTTTGGATCAAGGCCACCAAAGATCTGTGCCTTCAAAGCAGCGACACCTTGGTCGAATTCATGATTACCCAAGGAGCCTACATCAAATCCCATCATATTCATCCATTCCATGGTAGGCTCGTCACGATCAAGTGATGAGACTGGAGCAGATGCACCAACAGAGTCTCCATTATGGAAGAGTAGGGAGTGTTCATATTTGGCTTGAGCTTCTTTTAGATAGGTTGCTAGAATTGGAGCCGTTCCTGCCTTCTTATCACCCACGATTGATGTGGTATCCAACTGACCGTGAAAATCATTGATTCCAATCAAGTGTACTTCTACATCGTTACCTGCGGCAGAGACAGAACCTGCTGCGCCAAATAGTTGCGTGAGTAATAGTGCAGTAGTAGCGATACGTATCGTGCTTTTGCCCAGAACTTTTTTCCAAGACATGAAATACAAAACCCCTCTCCAATTTTAGATCCTGAGATATTTTACCATAGTTCAATTCATAAAAATCATAAAATATATAAAATAGATGTAAAAAATTTGGGAGATTGATAGAGAAGATATAGACGAGGTGTCATATAGCATTGGAGGTATGTGATAGATTCGGAATTTAATAGAAAAATATGGCTTTTATATTTTCTAGTTGCTATAATGGAAAATAAAGTATTTACCCTCACCTGATGATGCAGATCCTCTACTAAAATAAGAACAGATACGTAGCTTCTCTCTCCTAACAAGCACACAGCCCATTACATAATAGGTATCAAAATTTTTCACAATTTCTATTAAAGGAGGTGACCGTTGGGAGCATTGTAGATCTAAGTTCCCGTCTTTCACCAATCGGGACTAGCGTTAACCATTATAAAGAACATAGGAGCGTGTCCAATGATCAAACAACTTTTCCCTAGATCTTTTCGAATTCTTATGGCTTGCTTGTTGATTCTTGCATTTGCCGTACCAGCGACGGCTTCTGCCGGCTATATCGGAGATAAGCTCACGATCGGCCAAAGCATGGCGAAGGGTGACTATCTCACCTCCCAAGATGGTAGATTTTCAGCCATTTGGCAGAACGACGGGAATTTTGTCATCTATCAGAATGGTTCTTCTCTTTGGAGTAGCGGTACCAGTAACAGTGGGGCTCTTTCGTTCAACTTTGAATCACAGTACGGGAAACCTGTCATCTATAAATATGGCATGAAATATCAAGACGTTTACCAATATGGTTATCGTTATGGTTTCAACCCGGCTACAGGTAAATTCGAATATTACACCGGTTGGGGATGGGATAAAGTTTTGATGATTGATACTTCTGTACAGGTAGCTGCTTGGTCTCCCAATACCACCTCATGGATTCCAGGTCATCACGGGAGCAGCTTACCGGCTAACACAACAGGTGATACACTGGTCATGCAAAGTGATGGGAATTTGGTTCTCTATAACACAACCCTGACCAATAGCAATTATCCGAATAGTTGGATTCCTGTCTGGGCTTCGAATACGGGCGGGCGTTAAAAGGGAAACGAACTCGAATGTACAGAAAGACAAAAAAGAGGCGCATGATTTGCGGCTCATTTTTGTGTCTAACGTTTTTGGGTCCACTCACCAATATGTATGTACATAACCAGATCGCAAAAAAATCTGAGGAATCTAATGAGATCCCTCAGATTAGTTTAAGATAGCGTGCACTTACTTATTACTAAGTTTGAGTGTATTCACGATGCAAAATTACCACAGATCTTCCGGGATATACTTGATCATCGTTTCCGAGCCATCTTCATTGATTTTATAGGTATGGGTTCTTGTGGCTTCCTCGACATGTCCATATGACCATTTGTCCAAACGGTTGTCCGGATATGAAGGTTCTGCTCCAGTCAGAGGACCTCTATACAGCATCCCATTAATCATCTTAACGGCTTCCTCTCGGGTAATCTGACTTCCAGGTTGGAAAGAAGCATCCTTATACCCTAATACGATACCGAAACGGAAAACTTCATCGATAGACTGTTCCGCCCAGTTCCCCTCAATATCTGTAAACGAGCTGATTCTCAAGATATGGTCCATCTTGAGCTCTTTGGCAACGCCGAGATAACGCGCAATGGCTGTCGCCAGCTCTGCTCTTGTAATGGGCTGATCCGGTCTGAATGTATGATCCGCATAGCCTTTGAATATCCCTTTATTTGCAACTGCTTCGATATAATCGGCACCCCAGTATTCCGTAGCGACATCGCTGTACAGGTTGACGTGTCGAACCTCATCTTGCAAATGAAGTGTTCGGGCGAAAATAGCTGCAATCTCTGCACGCGTGATGAGCTTTTCAGGTTTCACATGACCGTCTGGGTACCCCATAATATATCGATCATGTTTGTGCTCATAACGGTTAGAGTACACCATCACTTTAATCAAAGACGTATCGTCCTGCGTATTCACAAGCGTAAGCTTATGATCTGAGCCGATCACAGCCGTAACAGAAGCATAGTTCTCGCCCTCGGTCATTTCGTTAACCTTTAGTTTAAATGTCAGTTGGCCACGTGTGTCTCCTGCCAGCTTACCAACATTCCATTTTATTTCTTGGCCTGTAACGACGCCGCCGTTTGCATCAACTAAACTCATTCCAGCCGGGATAGTAGCTTCAACATACAAGCCATCAACCTCAGTCAGTGTTTTATTGGCGTAAATCACCGTGAAGGTTAGAATATCGTCTTCTCTACCCTTCATTTTGTCCACAAGGATAGCTGTGGCAAAGTCAATGGGCTTTGTCGTTATGGTCTTCGGTGGTGCAGGCTCAGTCGTTGTGACTGGTGGCGTTACAGGATCAGTCGTTACAACTGGAGATCCCCCTCCGTTGGATGACGACAGTGGCGTCATGCTAAAGTCGTACAGTACGATCTCCGTACCTACATGAATTAGCGGCTGGTTCGTATCGACAACTCTGCTGTCGAAATTCTTATATCCTGCCTTGGTCGCGGTTAAGTAATAGTCCGTATGCGGAAATACCATGAACGCATACTGCCCAGTCGCATCACTCGTCTGCGGGTTCGCGTTATCCGCTGGCGGGAAGCTGCTCACAGGTGGCAAGTTGACCACCGTTCCGTTGCTGTAATGAAGCGTAACGATTGCACCGGATACTGGATGACCCGTCACGGAATCGGTAATTGTACCGTAGGGGTCAATGAGCACCTCATTAATGCTGATTTGTCCGTCTGAACTAATTTGAATATCAGCATGACCAACAACAACAGGTTGTGTTCCACCGCCCGGGAGCGGAATGTTATAGATGACATCGGCAGTGTAGATGCCCTTAAGTACACTGTCGATATTAAATATTCCATTAGAATCAATTTGGCCTGTATGAGCCCCATTGCCGTCATTGATCAACACCGTGTAACCGCCGCCTACAGTTCCGTTGAGCGCCAGGGAGCCGCCCTGCGATGTTTCTACCAAGACAACACCAGAGACTGTTTTATTTCCCTCAAAGGATCGACCATCCACACTAGCATTGACTGGAACACTCTGATTAAACGTGACGGATTTTTTCTGTCCACCAATCTCTACTTGCTTTGTAATGGATACATCGTATGTCACATTACCCTGCGGTATAGCTAGGGTGTATGCTCCATCGCCCGCTGTAACTGCAACAGCATGAAAATCAGTAATACCATCACCATCAAAATCTTTGCTCACTTTAATCAAAGCGCCTGCTACGGGGTGACCCGCTTGGTCTGTGACGATACCCGTAATAACACCAGGGGTGATCGTAATATGAATCGTATCACTCACGTAGAGATCTCTTGGACTATCAGCAACCGTTGCCGTTAATGGTATAGAGGCAGATTCCGTACCGCCAAGTATAGCCGCCGTGAAGGTTGTAGTTGCGATTCCGTGTGCGTCCGTTAAGACGCTTATCGTATTCAAGTTCCCAGCAAAATGACCGTATGTTGTATCCGGCACTTTAAATACAACTTGGACCCCTGCCTGGGGATGACCCTCTTTATCAGTCACCACCGCCTTAAAGACGGATGTTGACGTGCCGTTACCAAGTATGGACGATGGGTTGGCCGTCAACGTCATTTCAAATTCGACAAGCTCAAAGTCTTGGATGACCACTCCATTCGTATTAACGTTGACCTTGGATACTGAGATTTCTCGATGAGCCAAGCTGTACTTATCGCTACTCACTTCTAGAATATATTTATTGATCACGACATTTTCAAAATTGTATTTACCATTTGAACCTGTCGTGAACCGCTCCTTCTCTTTACCTGCAAGGTCACGTAAAATGACTGTCGCCCCGGATACTGGTTCTCCGGTTTTCTTATCCGTCACCGTTCCAGCAATGCTCGGGTTGGTAATTGTAATCGTCACCGTAGCTAAGTTGGACTGACCTGTTCCGTCAGAAGCTTGATACGTGAACGTCACACTTCCTGATGCTTCCTCTTTTGCCTCAAACGTGAATGAGCCATCCGAGTTGGCGGTCAGCGTACCCTTGCTTGCGTCGCTAACTGAACTAATATTCACTGCTGTGAGCGTATCATTCCCTGCGCTAGTGTCGTTGAGTAAAATTCCTTTTTCCGCCGGGACGGTAAGTTTACCCCCTCTTGCAACCTGATAGCTGTCATTCTCGGCAACTGGCGCCGCTCTGAATTTTGCATAATAGTCTCCGGCTGCCTGAACAGTAAATGTGTATGACGCATCCGTGCTTACTGGAATACCTGTGCCTTCTTCGTTCTCATACCATCCCACGAATGAATAGCCCAGACTTGGGTTAGCCGCAATTGTTGCCGATTCGCCAAGCCCATAAACATCGTCACCATTAGTCGTGCCCCCGACATTTCCAATGACATGTGTATTGATTGGCAACGTAATTGTGATCGTCACCGTAGCTACACTCGAATAAACGGTTCCGTCAAAGGCTTGATAGGTAAACGTAACATTACCGGATGCATTCTCCTCCGCAATGAACGTGAACGATCCGTCAGGGCTCACATTCAACGTGCCCATGCTTGGATCACTGATTGAGCTGACATTCATCGCCGTAAGCGGATGATTCTCATCATCGGTATCGTTCGTGAGTATACCTGCCTCAACTGGAACAGTGAGTGTATCTCCACTCTTAATGCGATAGGTGTCATTCTCCGCAATAGGCTCATGCGTAGAAACTGGTAGAGTAATCGCAATCGTCACCGTAGCTACGTTTGACTGGGCGATGCCATTGTCTGCTTGGTAGGTAAATGTCACGTTACCAGATGCTTCCTCATCTGCCACGAATGTAAATGATCCGTCAGGACTTACATTCAGAGTGCCCTTGCTCGGGTCGCTGACAGAGCTGATAGCCCCCGCCGTAAGTGGACGTCCCTCCGCATCCGTATCGTTCATCAAGATGCCCTCTAGTGCCGAAACGGTGAGCGTATCTCCTCTTAGGACACTATACGTGTCATTCTCCGCGACTGGCAGCATAACATATTTAGCATAATAGTCTACATCCGTCTGAACGGTAAAGGTATATGCTGCACTTGTACTTACTGGAGTACCAGTCCCTGCTTGGTTGTCATACCATCCCACAAATGCATATCCTTGATCTGCGCTTGCCTTAATTGTTGCAGAATCACCAATATTGTAGGTGTTATCCCCTTCAGTCGTACCTCCAATGGCTTCGATGACATG from Paenibacillus sp. FSL R5-0341 harbors:
- a CDS encoding DUF4303 domain-containing protein, yielding MKPMQEIETLAIEIAAAARMSFCTLFENGERYYYCTLYTTGEGHAPSISAWSWEALALESTRQAEESDTPVSTIAELIKWSYADSPYCCFGDDNFDGVKQQFNERPFIADLEIDDWNRELDVRLKAMELAMKMLDDEGIFALNQMRESVCVLVEIMPPDENNTEIALRLNRAETPAMQAWLAESAE
- a CDS encoding Ig-like domain-containing protein produces the protein MNNNGFRKFISIALTVCLIFGVSGLAPLDGSVANAAIAPTMAETNYDQYQVKLTADPVTDAPPSGFGTAASDGRIWTDKSVTAEGDGSFNVKLSALAQEYMTANSTNPGVGGSGNADGPAADVTFILDMSSSMGNLNGREIAETAGGPGVYYRVEAMAKAANDAIRTVMDANPNNRVAVYWFGGSASSNHLGTFMELGHYVFSSGHGTEDYLKYATSNQNITLNSNLVKDGTAVGTKSPVSLGAGTPTQDGIMYGVSKTMSSVGSKGTGPKRQPYLFLLSDGAAIHAKKAWYTSPKGKSFETDFQNAVTEATTIVNYNQSGTDGTKYVPATAGTSLANTGDPEIAALTILTGAYMKGLLDNQYTAYNGGESTKAKVYTVGLGSTTAINGPYSGSQPVYAWAGLDPKRVNDHKEDSSYNYGTAKNTYDKLKTYAAQAPNGFNYADSFVYSNYYTFAPTYDIVSSAFAGLANDVEATTTILPLLNIPETTDLGSETADIASAIVVADEISEDFNVDLSTLKIGDAVATVDATTTINGGTAYQFAGYGSKAVIKTVAGVTSLNWYIDAVDMQRHIYRFKNRTSPKSGEYSAPTDGSFALNYKVKPTFQVSPNNVGNISRYLNSGNSMDGAKTAAYFFPPTDSPYYLALTSKQTISKTDGIGATYVTEESLNNGRATMRLGNNGKLDLKMGIDKTGPATIQTNGSINYTVTIYNYTDTTKTGLSVTSEGQTQTGIDVPPNSSKVLSFTKTAPGTPQTVISDNAVISGINLGSNTVTTNVTDVTTAVVTTHVIEAIGGTTEGDNTYNIGDSATIKASADQGYAFVGWYDNQAGTGTPVSTSAAYTFTVQTDVDYYAKYVMLPVAENDTYSVLRGDTLTVSALEGILMNDTDAEGRPLTAGAISSVSDPSKGTLNVSPDGSFTFVADEEASGNVTFTYQADNGIAQSNVATVTIAITLPVSTHEPIAENDTYRIKSGDTLTVPVEAGILTNDTDDENHPLTAMNVSSISDPSMGTLNVSPDGSFTFIAEENASGNVTFTYQAFDGTVYSSVATVTITITLPINTHVIGNVGGTTNGDDVYGLGESATIAANPSLGYSFVGWYENEEGTGIPVSTDASYTFTVQAAGDYYAKFRAAPVAENDSYQVARGGKLTVPAEKGILLNDTSAGNDTLTAVNISSVSDASKGTLTANSDGSFTFEAKEEASGSVTFTYQASDGTGQSNLATVTITITNPSIAGTVTDKKTGEPVSGATVILRDLAGKEKERFTTGSNGKYNFENVVINKYILEVSSDKYSLAHREISVSKVNVNTNGVVIQDFELVEFEMTLTANPSSILGNGTSTSVFKAVVTDKEGHPQAGVQVVFKVPDTTYGHFAGNLNTISVLTDAHGIATTTFTAAILGGTESASIPLTATVADSPRDLYVSDTIHITITPGVITGIVTDQAGHPVAGALIKVSKDFDGDGITDFHAVAVTAGDGAYTLAIPQGNVTYDVSITKQVEIGGQKKSVTFNQSVPVNASVDGRSFEGNKTVSGVVLVETSQGGSLALNGTVGGGYTVLINDGNGAHTGQIDSNGIFNIDSVLKGIYTADVIYNIPLPGGGTQPVVVGHADIQISSDGQISINEVLIDPYGTITDSVTGHPVSGAIVTLHYSNGTVVNLPPVSSFPPADNANPQTSDATGQYAFMVFPHTDYYLTATKAGYKNFDSRVVDTNQPLIHVGTEIVLYDFSMTPLSSSNGGGSPVVTTDPVTPPVTTTEPAPPKTITTKPIDFATAILVDKMKGREDDILTFTVIYANKTLTEVDGLYVEATIPAGMSLVDANGGVVTGQEIKWNVGKLAGDTRGQLTFKLKVNEMTEGENYASVTAVIGSDHKLTLVNTQDDTSLIKVMVYSNRYEHKHDRYIMGYPDGHVKPEKLITRAEIAAIFARTLHLQDEVRHVNLYSDVATEYWGADYIEAVANKGIFKGYADHTFRPDQPITRAELATAIARYLGVAKELKMDHILRISSFTDIEGNWAEQSIDEVFRFGIVLGYKDASFQPGSQITREEAVKMINGMLYRGPLTGAEPSYPDNRLDKWSYGHVEEATRTHTYKINEDGSETMIKYIPEDLW
- a CDS encoding 5'-nucleotidase C-terminal domain-containing protein, whose translation is MSWKKVLGKSTIRIATTALLLTQLFGAAGSVSAAGNDVEVHLIGINDFHGQLDTTSIVGDKKAGTAPILATYLKEAQAKYEHSLLFHNGDSVGASAPVSSLDRDEPTMEWMNMMGFDVGSLGNHEFDQGVAALKAQIFGGLDPKEGKVTHAGAKFDYVNANVIETATGKTLIQPYVIKEVGGVKIGFIGLVTKSTPAKVSPSGTAGVRFLSVEEEVEAVNKYAKELQDKGVETIIVLAHDPATTKEGVTTGEAADLAKALPADSPVDVIVAGDNHALANGEVNGKLIVQAYSYGTAFEDIKLMIDPATGDVTEKSATITTTFQEGVKEDPETLAIIKKSLDKHPELTKPVGTTDGSVTRTDAYNNEAPLGNLIADAMRQADFGDKASAADFAFMNPGGIRADLPQGDVTFADLAKIQPFGNTLVKLELTGEQVKTLLQQQWGTNADGTPNTKTLQIAGLKYAADFNKPVAERITGLSLEDGTPLDSAKTYTAVVNNFMAAGGDSYKVLLDAKSSLAGPIDLDVFYEYIVKTYKGGSIEATNEGRITNVAASTEQTETPVTTEVISRAEFVSALVDMLKLNEVATAPAFKDVAANAAYADAIAEATHAGFIQGYGGNFYPERDITLEEAATILAKLVNDQASDKDAATIIAGFEDGKTVSKYAIKPMAKLIDKGILGGTDKKSLQPKQGLSNNDAKALIEKAVAAKAS